In the Tissierellales bacterium genome, GACTCCAATATAAATATTCTGCTACAGTTTCATTGGTTACAAGCATAAATTCTTCTATTATTTTATTTGCTATTCCTCTATCTTCTTTTACTATATCTATTGGTTTTCCTTCGTTATCTAATATTATTCTAGCCTCTGGGAAATCAAAATCTAGGCTTCCTCTTTCTTCTCTTTTTTCATAAAGTATTTTACATAATTCCTCCATAAGCTTTAAATCATTATATAATTTAGGATTTTCATTTTCAATTTTATCATTTTTACCCTCTAGCAAATCCGATATATCATCGTATACTAGGCGAGCTTTACTATTTATAACACTTTCTAGTATTTTATGTTGTACCACTTCACCTGTTTTATCTATCTCCATAGACACAGTCATTGCCAACCTATTTTCTCCTGGATTCAAGCTACATATTCCATTAGATAGCTCCCTAGGTAGCATAGGAATTACTCTATCTACAAAATAAACACTATTTCCTCTTTTATAAGCTTCTTTATCTATAATCTGTTCTTCTTTAACATAATGAGATACATCTGCTATATGAACCCCAAGTAAATAGTTGCCATTTTCCAATTTTTCAATAGATACTCCATCATCAAGGTCTTTTGCATCTGGTCCATCAATAGTAAATATATATTCTTCTCTTAAATCCGATCTATTTTTAATTTCTTCTTCAGATACTTTCTGTTCTATTGATAGGGCATGATTTACAACTTTTTTAGGAAATTCTTCAGGCAATTCATATTGTCTTATTACTGAAAGGACATCTGTACCTTTTTCATCAAAGTACCCTAATATTTCAACAACTTTTCCTTCTGGACTTCTTCTTTTTTCTGGCCATTTTTCAACTCTTACCACTACTTTTTGGTTAGTTTTTGCCCCCATCATAGCTGATTTAGGAATAAATATATCCATACTAATTCTATTGTCATCAGGAACTACAAAACCAAAACTTTTATTATATTCAAAAGTACCTACTACCGTTTCATTAGCTCTATTTAATATTCTAATGATCTCTCCCTCTTCTTTTCTACCTACTTTCCCCAATTTAATAATTCTTGCTATAACCTTATCTCCATGAAGAGCATTATTCATATTTTC is a window encoding:
- the rnr gene encoding ribonuclease R; protein product: MGIKKNIVEFMDEKLYKPMLRSELAEAFGIEKKEYKTFYQVLETMEKEGTIIRTRSDRYGLPYKMNLVVGVLQGNEKGYGFIVPEDKTIEDIYISAENMNNALHGDKVIARIIKLGKVGRKEEGEIIRILNRANETVVGTFEYNKSFGFVVPDDNRISMDIFIPKSAMMGAKTNQKVVVRVEKWPEKRRSPEGKVVEILGYFDEKGTDVLSVIRQYELPEEFPKKVVNHALSIEQKVSEEEIKNRSDLREEYIFTIDGPDAKDLDDGVSIEKLENGNYLLGVHIADVSHYVKEEQIIDKEAYKRGNSVYFVDRVIPMLPRELSNGICSLNPGENRLAMTVSMEIDKTGEVVQHKILESVINSKARLVYDDISDLLEGKNDKIENENPKLYNDLKLMEELCKILYEKREERGSLDFDFPEARIILDNEGKPIDIVKEDRGIANKIIEEFMLVTNETVAEYLYWSQSPCLYRIHEEPDIEKIKEFSKFVHNFGYSLKGRQEVHPKKLQELMNEVKGNKEEVIISTLLLRSLKKARYSEEQDIHFGLASKFYCHFTAPIRRYSDLQVHRIVKSFINNKMTKKRKSHIEQILPEVAEQTSTMERVAEEVEREVEDLKKAQYMMERIGEVYEGMVSSLTHFGMFIQLDNTVEGLVHFSNMVDDYYYFDEDNYYIIGEGTKKIYRIGDMVKIKVINADLLKRTIDFMLVED